The Triticum dicoccoides isolate Atlit2015 ecotype Zavitan chromosome 6A, WEW_v2.0, whole genome shotgun sequence genome has a window encoding:
- the LOC119319203 gene encoding uncharacterized protein LOC119319203 has translation MEFRSRCRLGFLDPDCISTLPDDLLLLILAKLPCIGVAARTSILSRRWRGLWASLRQIIFREVVFDSIEPALGQISFPPAVSLLEIHAPQQDIASTAQVNSLLSVAAELEPKEFVASFPSSFGLLGRSIIIDLPCFRHTTYIMLDHVYIRSVPVDVEFPVLETLSLLHCNGNLDALLSCCPRLGTLLLSGILFETCDLRVNSPSLQELIVNPFSTEHVNIVAPMLKKLEILLTVMLEVNISVLAPIMENVWWYCCYTEESIVFGPWYLELLGLQATDRQGQLPLLHIRASVDSSLFPYEPNFAQEIEKHMVDDFSLLELDLKTDGHVFGALVFYLLQIDQISSSLRKLKIILLRSVVKEECPTDCPCESTNWRSQAISLTALEEVEINGFEGVDHEFDLLRKLLVFAPKIKKIIVRLTQEVSSSNSRRTKIYNVFETYGSSECFVYLSSGLIDDIQNQPST, from the exons ATGGAGTTCAGATCTAGGTGTCGCCTGGGTTTCCTAGATCCAGATTGCATCAGCACCCTTCCCGATGATCTactcctcctcatccttgccaAGCTCCCCTGCATCGGAGTTGCGGCGCGCACAAGCATCCTCTCACGGCGATGGCGCGGCCTCTGGGCCAGTCTCCGCCAAATCATCTTTCGCGAGGTCGTGTTCGACTCAATCGAACCAGCACTCGGCCAGATCTCTTTTCCTCCTGCAGTTTCCCTGTTGGAAATCCATGCCCCCCAGCAGGACATAGCGAGCACCGCACAAGTCAACTCGTTGTTGTCCGTCGCCGCGGAACTTGAGCCGAAGGAGTTCGTTGCTTCCTTCCCCTCAAGCTTTGGCCTATTAGGAAGGTCCATCATCATTGATTTGCCTTGCTTCCGCCACACCACCTACATCATGCTGGACCATGTATACATTCGCTCTGTGCCAGTCGACGTCGAGTTTCCTGTGCTCGAGACGTTGTCCCTACTGCACTGCAATGGCAACCTCGATGCCTTGCTCTCATGCTGCCCGCGCTTGGGCACCCTCCTCCTCAGCGGCATTTTATTTGAGACGTGTGATCTAAGGGTGAATTCACCGTCGCTACAGGAGCTTATTGTGAACCCATTCTCGACAGAACATGTCAACATTGTAGCCCCCATGCTTAAGAAATTGGAGATTCTCCTTACAGTGATGTTGGAGGTCAACatttcggtcttggcaccaattatGGAGAATGTCTGGTGGTACTGCTGCTACACAGAGGAATCTATTGTGTTTGGTCCTTGGTATCTCGAGTTGTTGGGGTTGCAGGCGACAGATAGACAAGGACAACTCCCTTTGTTGCATATTCGTGCAAGTGTA GACTCGTCACTTTTCCCCTATGAGCCCAACTTTGCACAGGAGATAGAGAAGCATATGGTTGATGACTTCTCTCTTTTGGAGCTAGATCTCAAAACAGATGGACATGTTTTTGGAGCACTCGTGTTTTATCTCCTTCAGATTGATCAAATTTCTAGTTCACTTCGGAAGCTTAAGATCATCCTATTAAGATCAGTG GTAAAAGAAGAATGCCCAACGGATTGTCCCTGTGAGTCCACAAACTGGAGGTCCCAAGCTATCTCCTTGACTGCTCTTGAAGAAGTGGAAATCAATGGATTTGAAGGAGTGGATCATGAGTTTGATTTACTGAGAAAACTACTTGTATTCGCACCAAagattaaaaaaattattgtgaggctCACACAGGAGGTCTCATCAAGTAACAGTAGACGCACTAAAATATACAACGTCTTCGAGACCTATGGTTCATCAGAATGCTTTGTCTATCTTAGCTCTG GTTTAATAGACGACATCCAAAATCAACCATCGACATGA